Proteins encoded in a region of the Pieris rapae chromosome 12, ilPieRapa1.1, whole genome shotgun sequence genome:
- the LOC110997837 gene encoding protein abrupt isoform X3 gives MATETGGAAAGGEQQYSLRWNDFHSAMVSSFRRLRDEEDFVDVTLACAGATFTAHKVVLSACSPYFRRLLKANPCQHPIVILRDVHDKDMESLLRFMYQGEVHIGQEQLKEFLRAAQLLQVRGLTDVPPPAPLTTLEQKASPVILQQSASSWTETGSGGSREGRDTQREGRRSRRPDEGANNTPPPKRARSSDLYQAQMKTRCRTEQLLASQGSPERLATNGHEMALFSHALENAQNPHLSNVSNNLSGDGEESSSDAGASDTEGENRTKQEPVDYDDPATMANTNGALPHNFPGLLNLPGFPGLPGPSGIPDNFGGCRRTQDLLRVRATDPRPCPKCGKIYRSAHTLRTHLEDKHTVCPGYRCVLCGTVAKSRNSLHSHMSRQHRGISTKDLPVLQMPTRFDPELASQLLAKAGVKVSPEQLRARASPTGPRRSDIKLDAKSAASESSSICGDNDHDDLSQSKYQDSIPVSPPHINNLTNTTITKVPAVRAVTAKAVENLPHGMTGMKHDDYPPGFGGGSALLDTYLQYIGENVFGMNAAKLAQMNAMHMERKTYDEPSPQMGSLPPPPTTLAHQRFLKQMQRQYTENMGKPDIMRDSEEPLDLGKERQRNDSISEETDRQDLEKDLNKDYYNKGYNDDDRNRIHMSEDRETMGHEDDFSEEDNKAAAS, from the exons GCGGCGCCGCGGCCGGCGGTGAACAGCAATACTCATTGCGATGGAACGACTTCCACTCGGCTATGGTCTCCTCCTTCAGGCGGCTCCGTGATGAAGAGGATTTCGTTGACGTCACACTCGCATGCGCCGGCGCAACGTTTACAGCACATAAG GTGGTACTATCAGCATGCAGTCCCTACTTTCGAAGGCTCCTGAAGGCGAATCCTTGTCAGCATCCCATCGTTATCTTGAGAGACGTTCACGACAAAGATATGGAGAGTTTACTCag GTTCATGTATCAGGGTGAGGTTCACATCGGCCAAGAGCAACTCAAAGAGTTCCTGAGGGCAGCTCAACTGCTACAAGTGCGAGGTCTTACAGATGTTCCACCACCAGCACCGCTCACCACACTGGAGCAGAAGGCTTCACCC gttATCCTTCAGCAGTCGGCATCGTCGTGGACAGAAACCGGTAGTGGGGGGTCGAGGGAGGGCCGTGACACACAAAGAGAAGGCAGACGTTCCCGGCGGCCAGACGAAGGAGCGAATAACACGCCACCACCAAAAAGGGCCAGATCATCAGACTTATACCAGGCGCAAATGAAGACCA GGTGTAGGACGGAGCAACTGTTAGCGTCGCAGGGCAGCCCGGAGCGACTTGCAACTAATGGACACGAGATGGCGCTCTTCAGCCACGCTTTGGAAAACGCACAAAATCCACACTTGTCAAATGTTTCCAATAATCTG TCAGGAGACGGTGAAGAGTCATCATCAGATGCCGGCGCGAGTGACACAGAAGGAGAAAACAGGACCAAACAAGAACCGGTGGATTACGATGACCCAGCTACCATGGCCAACACCAACGGAGCGTTACCACACAACTTCCCTGGACTACTTAATCTACCTG GTTTCCCCGGTCTACCTGGTCCATCAGGCATACCAGATAACTTCG GTGGATGTCGACGAACACAGGACTTGTTGCGGGTAAGAGCCACCGATCCCCGACCTTGCCCAAAGTGCGGTAAAATCTACCGATCGGCTCACACCTTGCGGACCCATCTTGAAGACAAACACACCGTGTGCCCCGGTTACAG ATGCGTGCTCTGCGGTACGGTTGCCAAGTCCCGAAATTCTCTCCATTCTCACATGTCGCGACAACACCGAGGCATCTCCACAAAGGACCTGCCCGTACTGCAAATGCCTACCCGTTTTGATCCAGAACTCGCCAGCCA ATTACTAGCCAAAGCCGGTGTAAAGGTATCACCAGAACAGCTTCGAGCTCGAGCGTCTCCAACAGGCCCTCGCAGGTCCGACATAAAACTGGACGCAAAATCTGCCGCTTCTGAGAGTAGCTCTATCTGTGGTGACAACGACCATGATGATTTGAGCCAGTCGAAATACCAAGACAGTATTCCCGTTTCACCACCac ACATAAACAACTTGACCAATACGACAATAACAAAAGTGCCAGCTGTCCGGGCAGTGACAGCAAAGGCTGTAGAGAACCTTCCACATGGCATGACGGGTATGAAACATGATGACTACCCTCCTGGCTTCGGAGGCGGCTCAGCATTATTGGACACTTATCTGCAGTACATCGGAGAAAATGTTTTTG gtATGAACGCCGCGAAACTTGCACAAATGAACGCAATGCACATGGAAAGAAAAACGTACGACGAACCGTCGCCACAAATGGGATCTCTCCCACCGCCACCAACCACTCTTGCGCATCAACGCTTCCTCAAACAAATGCAAAGGCAGTACACAGAGAATATGGGCAAGCCAGACATTATGCGCGATTCTGAAGAGCCGTTGGACCTGGGTAAGGAGAGACAAAGAAACGACAGCATCAGCGAGGAAACCGACAGACAGGATTTGGAAAAAGACCTGAACAAAGACTACTACAATAAAGGCTACAATGATGATGACAGGAATAGGATACACATGTCGGAAGACCGAGAGACCATGGGGCACGAAGACGACTTCTCCGAAGAAGACAACAAAGCCGCCGCCTCATGA